In the Leptospira sp. WS4.C2 genome, one interval contains:
- a CDS encoding DUF5982 domain-containing protein yields MNRNLSLVLFSFVGWFFFAVPTSLSAQEYVPSAGCEKDPPPKNLPFPMDESKQLCKKDIEDKKESWYPTGLPLINSDPNEGIGYGARAYIYENGKKSDPLFYYTPYRMRVFAQYFNTNKNAQYHQVSLDMPFIADTQWRLRADLFLTITPTTLYFGIGEDTMKPLSYLERNQPDGRHIVNASYMDQENNLTYFRPGSSSDPISFGGKTYSGFPQAPGYVVTDKMYNRYTIETPMATASTERSFVGGTVRLVAGFKFSNNIVRTYDGRLARGVDPLLGGEHTADVPNGKTRLTEDYEAKKIIGYNGGYVNALRVGLVYDTRDFEPDPNSGIFAEATYEKHTKSIGSEYDFQKYFAQTKLFWSPFPKVFDKLVIANRFGLGVTDGEAPFYEYRNMWGTEGLVGGLGGLRTVRGFKQDRFVGRAMGWGNTEVRWKFAEAKFGSEFFAFNLVPFFDYGRVWDDEHKLGWKGYAYSRGIGLRIAWNQATIIMIDYAKSREDEQLFVNFSHVF; encoded by the coding sequence ATGAACCGAAATCTTAGCCTTGTTCTTTTTTCCTTTGTTGGTTGGTTTTTCTTTGCCGTTCCGACTTCTCTCTCCGCCCAGGAATACGTTCCTAGTGCCGGTTGCGAAAAAGATCCTCCTCCTAAAAATCTTCCCTTTCCTATGGATGAGAGCAAACAACTTTGCAAAAAGGATATAGAGGATAAAAAAGAAAGTTGGTATCCTACGGGTTTACCCCTCATCAACTCTGATCCAAACGAAGGGATTGGATATGGGGCTCGTGCTTATATCTACGAGAATGGAAAAAAATCGGACCCACTTTTTTATTATACACCGTATCGTATGCGTGTGTTTGCTCAATATTTTAATACAAACAAAAATGCCCAATACCACCAAGTGAGTTTGGACATGCCCTTCATAGCAGACACACAGTGGCGACTCCGCGCTGACTTATTTTTAACCATCACACCCACCACTCTTTACTTTGGAATTGGTGAAGATACAATGAAACCTCTATCTTATTTGGAGAGAAACCAACCAGATGGAAGGCATATTGTAAATGCAAGTTACATGGATCAGGAAAATAACCTAACTTACTTTCGACCAGGAAGTAGTTCTGATCCGATTAGTTTTGGTGGGAAAACCTACTCTGGATTTCCGCAAGCACCAGGTTATGTTGTTACAGACAAAATGTACAACCGTTATACGATAGAAACACCAATGGCAACTGCAAGTACTGAACGTTCTTTTGTAGGAGGAACAGTAAGGCTTGTAGCAGGTTTTAAATTTTCCAATAATATAGTTAGAACCTATGACGGTCGATTAGCCCGTGGAGTAGATCCTCTCCTTGGTGGTGAACACACCGCAGATGTACCCAATGGAAAAACAAGGCTCACAGAAGATTACGAGGCTAAAAAAATTATCGGATATAATGGGGGTTATGTGAATGCTCTTCGGGTTGGTCTTGTTTACGATACAAGAGATTTTGAGCCAGATCCCAACTCAGGAATTTTTGCAGAAGCCACTTACGAAAAACATACAAAGTCGATTGGCTCCGAATACGATTTTCAAAAATACTTTGCGCAAACAAAATTATTTTGGAGTCCCTTTCCAAAGGTTTTTGATAAGTTAGTCATCGCCAATCGATTTGGATTAGGTGTGACGGATGGGGAAGCACCATTTTATGAATATAGAAATATGTGGGGAACAGAAGGACTTGTGGGGGGGCTTGGAGGCCTTCGAACCGTTCGAGGTTTCAAACAGGATCGATTTGTAGGCCGTGCCATGGGTTGGGGAAACACAGAAGTTCGTTGGAAGTTTGCAGAAGCCAAGTTCGGGTCTGAGTTCTTTGCTTTCAACTTAGTTCCATTTTTTGATTACGGTCGTGTCTGGGACGACGAACATAAATTAGGTTGGAAAGGTTATGCGTATTCTCGAGGTATTGGTTTACGAATTGCCTGGAACCAAGCAACCATCATCATGATTGATTATGCAAAATCTAGAGAAGACGAACAACTCTTTGTAAACTTTAGCCACGTATTCTAA
- a CDS encoding methyl-accepting chemotaxis protein, which produces MFAKFFSPNKMMTISDDLFTEVMLRNNKRMFMSFLSILALANVATLSIKIAGNGSDYLTYQSILIEFVLATSILIVGFLLSTRLKAHWASSYISITGVTLCLLVFQYVIYGATELAATFYISFVLSVLYFNRNASIYNFILIIVSEIVLFTLRPELIPGGPKSNIIVRFLIFVWVGIGATVGATATRTLLNLAVEKQKEAKKALDNLMNMAKTILNTIAMMKQQIKNQDTISDELKHISEHQASSLTEISTSLKELSSKADTNNKIAKSLYNESEISIQSVNDLKAINETVQTGTGRIYKNLDVVTGYSNDTSEHIHLSINKFNILQEKSTEISDFVSVINDIADKVNLLSLNAAIEAARAGEHGRGFAVVAEEISKLADATTRNSKEISKIIQENLSLIGESSELIHRSSDLMGKLDTAIGIIKNEINGVGSKIVEIDKAIETIDNLNTRIYETSKTIENSTNFQKIATEESTKITASISEYAANIVEISKQISESSKSTGGIIVQLDSMAKEMTN; this is translated from the coding sequence TTGTTTGCTAAATTTTTTTCCCCCAATAAGATGATGACGATTTCTGATGATCTTTTCACAGAAGTGATGTTACGTAACAACAAACGAATGTTCATGTCGTTTCTTTCTATCCTCGCCCTCGCAAACGTGGCCACACTTTCTATTAAAATAGCAGGAAATGGCTCAGATTACCTTACATACCAAAGTATCTTGATCGAATTTGTTCTTGCGACTTCTATCTTAATCGTTGGTTTTTTACTTTCTACACGATTAAAAGCACACTGGGCATCGAGTTATATATCGATCACTGGTGTTACTTTATGTTTGCTCGTGTTTCAATATGTAATTTATGGTGCCACGGAACTTGCCGCTACATTTTACATTTCCTTTGTTTTGAGTGTATTGTATTTCAATCGAAACGCTTCCATATACAATTTCATTCTCATCATAGTTTCTGAAATTGTTTTGTTTACATTAAGGCCAGAGTTAATACCTGGAGGCCCAAAAAGTAATATTATTGTTAGGTTTCTAATATTTGTTTGGGTAGGAATTGGTGCTACAGTAGGTGCCACTGCCACGAGAACTCTTCTAAACTTAGCTGTAGAAAAACAAAAAGAAGCAAAGAAAGCTTTAGACAATCTGATGAACATGGCAAAAACAATTCTAAATACAATTGCTATGATGAAACAGCAGATTAAAAATCAAGACACCATCTCGGATGAATTAAAACATATTTCCGAACACCAAGCATCCTCGCTCACGGAAATATCAACATCTTTAAAAGAGTTATCTTCAAAAGCAGACACAAATAATAAAATCGCCAAATCATTGTATAACGAATCAGAGATATCCATTCAATCTGTAAATGACTTAAAAGCAATCAACGAAACAGTTCAAACTGGAACAGGAAGGATTTATAAAAATTTGGATGTGGTTACAGGTTATTCTAATGATACATCTGAGCACATCCACCTCTCTATCAATAAGTTCAATATTCTCCAAGAAAAAAGTACGGAAATTTCTGATTTTGTCTCCGTAATCAATGATATAGCAGATAAAGTAAACTTGTTGTCTTTAAATGCAGCGATCGAAGCGGCAAGGGCTGGGGAACATGGTAGGGGATTTGCCGTTGTAGCCGAAGAGATATCAAAGTTAGCGGATGCTACCACTCGGAACTCAAAAGAAATTTCAAAAATCATCCAGGAAAATCTTTCTCTCATTGGAGAGAGCAGTGAACTGATTCACAGGTCCTCTGACTTAATGGGAAAATTGGACACAGCCATTGGAATCATCAAAAACGAAATCAATGGCGTTGGCTCCAAAATTGTGGAAATTGACAAAGCGATTGAAACCATCGACAACCTAAACACCAGGATTTACGAAACCAGTAAAACCATCGAAAATTCTACGAATTTCCAAAAAATTGCGACAGAAGAGTCCACCAAAATCACCGCCAGTATATCGGAATACGCAGCCAACATAGTCGAAATTTCCAAACAAATATCGGAAAGTAGTAAATCCACGGGAGGGATCATCGTTCAGCTTGATTCCATGGCCAAAGAAATGACAAATTGA
- a CDS encoding TRL-like family protein, with protein MKKSIFFAISLTFILFTQNCTGGSIHSLYIASANTNPARDYATPASYYRGGLLFHKSNVPGPIGVNAEGTTEGRGCNHAILYLFSFGDSSIESAKKSANITKVAYVEYEQMGIIAGFVYHRVCTIVKGS; from the coding sequence GTGAAAAAGAGCATTTTTTTTGCGATCTCACTCACATTCATACTATTTACACAAAACTGTACAGGTGGTTCAATCCACTCTTTGTACATTGCAAGTGCTAATACAAACCCAGCTAGGGATTACGCTACGCCAGCTTCCTACTACCGAGGTGGATTGTTGTTCCACAAATCGAACGTTCCTGGACCTATTGGGGTCAATGCAGAAGGAACGACTGAAGGTAGAGGATGTAACCATGCCATATTGTATTTGTTTTCTTTTGGAGATTCTTCCATCGAGTCAGCAAAAAAATCTGCAAACATTACAAAAGTTGCCTATGTAGAGTATGAACAAATGGGCATTATTGCCGGTTTTGTTTATCATAGAGTATGTACAATTGTTAAAGGATCATAA
- a CDS encoding TRL domain-containing protein produces MKYLLLSIFSLAFFTNCLTTPIPGILVNVTSQHVTADATGNALTSAKVEKSGKSCSFSFFLANYLFFGAGHSVNDAVKSAGIKKIAVIDRESLSILTGLFYRECVVVWGE; encoded by the coding sequence ATGAAATACCTTTTACTTTCAATTTTTAGTTTGGCATTTTTTACCAACTGTTTGACTACACCAATTCCAGGTATTCTAGTCAACGTTACAAGTCAGCACGTTACTGCAGATGCGACAGGAAATGCTCTAACATCTGCTAAGGTAGAAAAATCAGGAAAATCCTGCAGTTTTTCGTTTTTTCTTGCTAACTATCTTTTTTTCGGAGCAGGTCACTCAGTTAATGACGCAGTAAAGAGTGCAGGTATTAAAAAAATTGCTGTAATAGATAGAGAATCTCTATCTATTCTTACAGGTCTTTTTTACCGTGAATGTGTGGTTGTTTGGGGAGAGTAA
- a CDS encoding TRL-like family protein, with product MKMKLVFISLLSVFLFANCAIGPTHGFIFSSTKFAGTINPENNVKATKEAKGCQFTILYIFSAGDAGAGYVANKNGINKIATIDHSSLSILTGLYRNYCTIVSGE from the coding sequence ATGAAAATGAAATTAGTATTTATTTCTCTATTATCTGTATTTCTATTCGCAAATTGTGCGATTGGCCCAACTCACGGGTTTATTTTTAGTTCCACTAAATTTGCTGGTACAATCAATCCAGAAAACAATGTGAAGGCGACTAAAGAAGCAAAAGGATGTCAGTTTACGATCCTATATATTTTTAGTGCAGGGGATGCTGGAGCTGGATATGTTGCGAACAAAAATGGAATTAACAAAATTGCAACGATCGACCATTCTTCTCTTTCGATTTTGACCGGTTTATACCGTAACTATTGTACCATTGTATCTGGAGAATAA
- a CDS encoding DUF6597 domain-containing transcriptional factor has product MAKEKGKPTRGVLRQTKANLVAKHNRFFANTKLDFFIEHFWTVSWDLTGKEPYLAETLPYPSIHIVFEKGNSKIFGVTKGRFSILLEGKGSVFGIKFRPGGFYPFFQKNISTLTNKTIPISELTKSEILPLENEIFQKEDEESRIKIIETWLENILPESDPKIPLINSVIDKIKEDRSIQSVDQISKLFSINLRSLQRLFREYVGVSPKWVIQRFRIQEVAERIEKEKSIHYAEMALELGYYDQAHFIKDFKNTIGLSPEEYLKTIF; this is encoded by the coding sequence ATGGCGAAAGAAAAAGGAAAACCTACGAGAGGAGTTTTACGCCAAACCAAAGCCAATTTGGTAGCAAAACACAATCGGTTTTTCGCCAATACAAAACTAGATTTTTTTATTGAACACTTTTGGACTGTTAGCTGGGATTTAACAGGCAAGGAACCTTATCTTGCAGAAACTCTTCCCTATCCAAGTATACACATTGTCTTTGAAAAAGGAAATTCCAAAATATTCGGAGTCACCAAAGGAAGGTTTTCGATTCTTTTGGAAGGCAAAGGTTCTGTGTTTGGAATCAAATTCCGGCCCGGAGGGTTTTATCCCTTCTTTCAAAAAAATATATCTACACTCACAAACAAAACGATTCCCATTTCTGAACTTACAAAGTCGGAAATCCTTCCGCTTGAGAATGAAATCTTTCAAAAAGAAGACGAAGAGAGTCGAATCAAAATCATCGAAACTTGGTTAGAAAATATCCTTCCAGAATCCGATCCGAAAATTCCCTTAATCAATTCCGTGATCGATAAAATCAAAGAAGATAGAAGTATCCAATCAGTGGATCAAATTTCAAAACTATTTTCGATTAACCTTCGTAGTTTACAAAGACTGTTTCGAGAGTATGTTGGTGTCAGCCCCAAATGGGTGATCCAACGATTTCGAATCCAAGAAGTAGCAGAACGAATTGAAAAGGAAAAATCTATCCATTATGCTGAGATGGCCCTCGAACTGGGATATTACGACCAGGCACATTTTATAAAGGATTTTAAAAATACCATTGGACTAAGCCCTGAGGAATATTTAAAAACAATTTTCTAA
- a CDS encoding DUF3703 domain-containing protein translates to MHPILKQAFSLEMNQAKNLYKESKYTESFFHLERAHILGQRFVIPHTYNHWWMLKVGIRKKDNREIFGQLVRLVVAGIGSLIGRVPLGNTGGANIGIMQILPIEREFQILFEKAETQKF, encoded by the coding sequence ATGCATCCCATTTTAAAACAGGCTTTTTCACTCGAAATGAATCAAGCAAAAAATCTATACAAAGAATCGAAGTATACAGAATCGTTTTTCCATCTCGAACGGGCTCATATCCTGGGCCAAAGGTTTGTGATTCCTCATACATACAACCATTGGTGGATGTTAAAAGTGGGGATCCGTAAAAAAGACAATCGCGAGATCTTCGGACAGTTAGTACGACTGGTCGTAGCAGGCATTGGTTCTCTCATCGGCCGCGTTCCTTTAGGAAATACGGGCGGGGCCAATATTGGGATTATGCAGATACTACCAATTGAGAGGGAATTCCAAATTCTATTTGAAAAAGCGGAGACTCAAAAGTTTTAG
- a CDS encoding HEAT repeat domain-containing protein — protein sequence MNRCYFFLALLTSFLISANLFALENNSDHLERCLDLAINGSEYGFREPTNVEGITCLGLSKDPKYIPALSSLLKKESSDHVRFTVIRALSWMETEEVTEYLLKTIKEDNYYHAKYCAALAFDTIKDKRAIPILEKYIHNLERDDRATVINVLQGLSGRDYSQFLLEDLSEETNLTKLTTNAKTEFKLGHYGSTLHYINRALEIDPTDQNNLFLKANALLLVKNFYDSEKIYMDLLESKFPNKGAVYQSLGDLETERGNLTEANEHYKNALKFKNKPSK from the coding sequence ATGAACAGATGTTATTTTTTTTTGGCCCTCCTAACAAGTTTTCTAATTTCCGCAAATCTCTTTGCTCTTGAAAACAACAGTGATCACTTAGAAAGATGTTTAGATTTAGCGATCAATGGAAGTGAATATGGATTTAGAGAACCAACGAATGTAGAGGGGATTACCTGTTTAGGATTATCGAAGGATCCTAAATACATTCCTGCACTTTCATCTTTACTGAAGAAAGAAAGTAGTGACCATGTTCGTTTTACTGTGATAAGAGCCCTTAGTTGGATGGAAACAGAAGAAGTAACGGAATATCTATTAAAGACAATTAAGGAAGACAATTATTACCATGCAAAATATTGTGCCGCGCTCGCTTTTGATACAATCAAAGATAAACGAGCCATTCCCATTTTAGAAAAATACATACATAATTTAGAAAGAGACGATAGAGCTACTGTGATCAATGTTCTACAAGGACTTTCTGGACGAGATTACTCGCAATTTCTGCTAGAAGATTTATCGGAAGAAACTAATTTAACAAAGCTAACTACAAATGCAAAAACCGAATTTAAACTGGGTCACTACGGAAGTACACTTCATTATATCAATAGAGCATTAGAGATTGATCCAACAGATCAAAACAATTTGTTCCTAAAGGCAAATGCACTCTTATTGGTTAAAAACTTTTATGATTCCGAAAAGATTTATATGGATCTATTAGAATCAAAATTTCCAAACAAAGGTGCGGTGTATCAAAGCCTCGGAGATTTAGAAACAGAAAGAGGGAATTTGACAGAAGCAAACGAACATTACAAAAATGCATTAAAGTTTAAAAATAAACCTTCAAAATAA
- a CDS encoding SRPBCC domain-containing protein, protein MNTANQMNHNLSLSLTKTIQSNPERVWEILTTPKYIKEYLYGSDAISEWKEGSSLIFKGVWEGTPYEEKGTILSFLPPHTFKYSYFSAFFGLPDRPENYSIIENKLTFADGVVKIHLTQTGFTAEDRRDHSVESWNQCLDIIRGIAEKLD, encoded by the coding sequence ATGAACACTGCAAATCAAATGAATCATAATTTAAGTTTAAGTCTTACGAAAACCATTCAATCAAATCCAGAACGTGTTTGGGAAATTCTTACGACACCCAAATACATCAAAGAGTATTTATACGGATCCGATGCCATTTCTGAATGGAAAGAAGGATCATCTCTTATTTTTAAAGGAGTTTGGGAAGGAACACCCTATGAAGAAAAAGGAACCATACTTTCCTTTTTGCCGCCCCATACATTCAAATATTCTTATTTTAGCGCTTTCTTTGGTTTACCTGATAGACCGGAAAATTATTCGATCATTGAAAACAAACTAACATTTGCAGACGGAGTTGTGAAAATCCACTTAACTCAAACTGGATTTACCGCAGAGGACAGACGGGATCATTCTGTTGAGAGTTGGAATCAATGTTTGGATATTATCAGAGGGATTGCAGAAAAGTTGGATTAG